A genomic stretch from Desulfolutivibrio sulfodismutans DSM 3696 includes:
- a CDS encoding acyl-CoA dehydratase activase — translation MPYDIGVDVGAVSVNCAVLDADGHVVHEAPYVRHFGQASRVAHSVISQTMSLFDRGDIRSVSFTGSRGERMARRLGAPHEVETIAQATAAVHMAPGVRSIIAIGGQDAALLQIDYDASGAWRLESFAMNGPCASGTGSFIDQQAERLALSMYGGAFRMDQDKLDQVLADFVALGEQSAYPAHVACRCTVFTKSDMIHLQNKGETLPNIIAGLHHGTAANFISTMLAGRTLHDPVIFIGGPAGNSLMRKAFRRYFPGLATPPHHASLGAVGAALCTRLAGRANTLDPAVLADNRTAPEEEFARAPRLALSRSHFDADTTLPEIPDTQGDPIPAWLGVDIGSTSTKYALVDAGGRLLHKNYVPTRGKPIEVVRELLSGLTAALAGRIALVGVATTGSGRNVAGDFLDADLIVDEITAHARGAVAIDPGIDTIFEIGGQDSKYIAIENGRPTDFVMNKICAAGTGSFLHELANKLGINIVGEFQDVALGAKNPVALAERCTVFMESDLAAHAQKGAARDDLIAGLCYAIVHNYLHRVVENRHVGKRIMFLGGPSLNKGIVAAFENVLDRPILAPKNREVMGAYGVSLMVRDAFLRGEKKTRPRDIGELAATEVGFKETICRADPACGNECKLKVYRFGGRKSVWGGDCGRYEARVSDLPAETDYFALRDDIFRRHLQAAGNGHTRPNAPAVGLPMALHSLEWAVFWTTLLTRLGYRVAPSAKTSRTTVTAGVESMTAETCFPVKVFHGHVKGLLDAADFLFLPTVVNIPSPAAEEKGLFCPMVQSSRYLVAAALDIPPERIIGPTLLLANGPKALAHAVGSALPSGHRPTAATIHGAVRAAFAAQNAFQADLRQVGRSLLDLLPEDEPLWIVSGRPYNLHDERLSLGLGRLAARLGIKTVPLDLLDVSATPLHRFPRMYWGLGSRILRAAAATAETRNRFGVHLGNFSCGPDSFLEHFYSHIMGDKPYLLLELDEHSAAAGMITRMEAFANVVRENMRLSAMSDKPRREAAP, via the coding sequence GTGCCCTACGACATCGGCGTGGATGTCGGCGCCGTGAGCGTCAACTGCGCCGTTCTTGATGCCGATGGCCATGTGGTCCATGAAGCCCCCTATGTCCGCCATTTCGGACAGGCCTCCCGGGTGGCGCATTCCGTCATCAGCCAGACCATGTCTCTCTTCGACCGGGGGGACATCCGCAGCGTCTCCTTCACCGGGAGCCGGGGGGAGCGCATGGCCAGACGCCTTGGCGCGCCCCACGAGGTAGAGACCATCGCCCAGGCCACGGCCGCCGTGCACATGGCTCCCGGGGTGCGCTCCATCATCGCTATTGGCGGCCAGGATGCCGCCCTGTTGCAAATCGATTACGACGCCTCAGGGGCGTGGCGTCTGGAATCCTTCGCCATGAACGGTCCCTGCGCCTCGGGCACGGGGTCTTTCATTGACCAGCAGGCCGAACGCCTGGCCCTGTCCATGTATGGCGGCGCGTTTCGCATGGATCAGGACAAACTCGACCAGGTCTTGGCCGATTTCGTGGCCCTGGGCGAGCAAAGCGCCTATCCGGCCCATGTGGCCTGCCGCTGCACGGTGTTCACCAAGTCGGACATGATCCATCTGCAAAACAAGGGCGAAACCCTGCCCAACATCATCGCCGGGCTGCATCACGGCACGGCGGCCAATTTCATCAGCACCATGCTGGCCGGGCGAACCCTGCACGATCCGGTCATCTTCATCGGCGGCCCGGCCGGAAACAGCCTGATGCGCAAGGCGTTTCGCCGCTATTTTCCGGGGCTGGCGACCCCGCCCCACCACGCCAGCCTGGGGGCCGTGGGCGCGGCGCTGTGCACCCGGCTGGCCGGACGCGCCAACACCCTGGACCCGGCCGTTTTGGCGGACAACCGGACAGCCCCCGAAGAGGAGTTCGCCCGGGCTCCACGGCTGGCGCTGTCCCGGTCCCATTTCGATGCGGACACGACGCTTCCCGAGATCCCGGACACCCAGGGAGACCCCATTCCGGCCTGGCTCGGGGTGGACATCGGCTCCACCTCCACCAAATACGCCCTGGTGGATGCAGGCGGCCGCCTCCTGCACAAAAACTACGTGCCCACCAGGGGCAAACCCATCGAGGTCGTGCGCGAGCTGCTTTCCGGACTGACCGCCGCCCTGGCGGGACGTATCGCCCTGGTGGGCGTGGCCACCACGGGGTCGGGACGCAACGTGGCCGGGGATTTCCTCGATGCCGACCTGATCGTGGACGAGATCACGGCCCACGCCCGGGGGGCGGTGGCCATCGATCCCGGCATCGACACCATCTTCGAGATCGGCGGGCAGGACTCCAAATACATCGCCATCGAAAACGGCCGTCCCACGGATTTCGTCATGAACAAGATCTGCGCCGCCGGGACCGGCAGTTTCCTGCACGAGTTGGCCAACAAGCTGGGCATCAACATCGTGGGCGAGTTTCAGGACGTGGCCCTGGGCGCGAAAAACCCCGTGGCCCTGGCCGAACGCTGCACCGTGTTCATGGAGTCCGACCTGGCCGCCCACGCCCAGAAGGGGGCCGCCCGGGACGATCTCATCGCGGGCCTGTGTTACGCCATCGTCCACAACTACCTGCACCGGGTGGTGGAAAACCGCCATGTGGGCAAACGGATCATGTTCCTTGGCGGGCCGTCGCTCAACAAGGGCATTGTGGCCGCCTTTGAAAACGTCCTCGACCGGCCCATCCTGGCGCCCAAAAACCGGGAGGTCATGGGGGCCTACGGGGTGTCGCTCATGGTGCGCGACGCGTTCCTGCGCGGCGAGAAAAAGACCCGGCCCCGCGATATCGGCGAACTGGCGGCCACGGAGGTGGGCTTCAAGGAGACCATCTGCCGCGCCGACCCGGCCTGCGGCAACGAATGCAAGCTCAAGGTCTACCGTTTCGGGGGCCGCAAGAGCGTCTGGGGCGGCGATTGCGGCCGTTACGAGGCCCGGGTGTCCGACCTTCCGGCGGAGACCGATTATTTTGCGCTGCGCGACGACATCTTCCGGCGGCATCTCCAGGCGGCCGGAAACGGCCATACCCGCCCCAATGCGCCCGCCGTCGGCCTGCCCATGGCCCTGCATTCCCTGGAATGGGCGGTCTTTTGGACCACCCTTTTGACCCGCCTGGGCTACCGGGTCGCGCCAAGCGCCAAGACCAGCCGCACGACCGTGACCGCCGGGGTGGAGTCCATGACCGCCGAGACCTGCTTTCCGGTCAAGGTCTTCCACGGCCACGTCAAAGGCCTTCTGGACGCCGCGGATTTCCTTTTTCTGCCCACGGTGGTGAACATCCCCTCGCCGGCCGCCGAGGAAAAAGGCCTTTTCTGCCCCATGGTCCAAAGCTCCCGGTATCTGGTCGCCGCCGCCCTGGACATCCCGCCAGAGCGCATCATCGGCCCCACCCTGCTCCTGGCCAACGGGCCCAAAGCCCTGGCCCATGCCGTGGGGAGCGCCCTGCCCTCCGGACATCGCCCGACTGCGGCCACGATCCACGGCGCGGTGCGGGCCGCCTTCGCCGCCCAGAACGCCTTTCAGGCCGATCTGCGCCAGGTCGGCCGCAGCCTCCTGGATCTGCTTCCGGAGGACGAGCCCCTGTGGATCGTCAGCGGCCGCCCCTACAACCTGCACGACGAACGCCTGAGCCTGGGCCTTGGGCGGTTGGCCGCCCGACTTGGGATCAAGACCGTCCCCCTCGACCTCCTGGACGTCTCGGCCACCCCGCTGCACCGTTTTCCGCGCATGTACTGGGGGCTAGGCAGCCGCATCCTGCGCGCCGCCGCCGCCACCGCCGAGACCCGTAACCGCTTCGGCGTGCACCTGGGGAACTTCTCCTGCGGCCCGGACTCCTTTCTGGAGCATTTTTACAGCCACATCATGGGCGACAAGCCATACCTTTTGCTTGAACTCGACGAGCACAGCGCCGCCGCCGGGATGATCACCCGCATGGAGGCCTTCGCCAACGTGGTGCGTGAAAACATGCGCCTGTCCGCCATGTCCGATAAGCCCCGCCGGGAGGCCGCCCCATGA
- a CDS encoding alginate O-acetyltransferase AlgX-related protein, with the protein MAARVVNLGEPISSIPQYLATMNNWMPLIDHDMVLVNIFAVNDLGELSRDELQDDGYLNRILGDLFVDVQTGRKRLDHVPHIFPLHVLDYLHTLYYYFRDGAFVHRDVPWPYTLAHGPVSPEAFVRVVANDLAICVPQTRESHRPALDRVAQLARVLSDLKARGKRVLITISPAEVQINPALFHEAAARQNADPASYDLDLPNTMIRETIQAVDPGLEIFDLTPLLRAAMARGNNPYYPSDAHWNVDGNRIVGEALADRIGRP; encoded by the coding sequence GTGGCGGCCAGGGTCGTCAATCTTGGCGAGCCCATCTCCTCCATTCCTCAATATCTCGCCACCATGAACAACTGGATGCCCCTGATCGACCACGACATGGTTCTGGTCAATATTTTCGCGGTCAATGATCTTGGAGAACTGTCCCGCGACGAACTGCAAGACGACGGATATCTCAATCGCATCCTGGGCGACCTTTTCGTGGACGTCCAGACCGGACGCAAGCGTCTCGACCATGTGCCGCACATATTCCCCCTGCATGTCCTGGATTACCTGCACACCCTGTATTATTATTTCCGCGACGGCGCGTTCGTCCACCGCGACGTCCCGTGGCCCTACACCCTGGCCCATGGTCCCGTCTCTCCCGAGGCCTTTGTCCGCGTGGTCGCCAACGACCTTGCCATCTGCGTTCCCCAAACCCGCGAAAGCCATCGCCCGGCCTTGGATCGCGTGGCGCAACTGGCCCGGGTTCTTTCGGATCTCAAGGCCCGGGGAAAGCGCGTCCTGATCACCATCTCCCCCGCAGAGGTCCAGATCAACCCCGCGCTTTTTCATGAGGCCGCAGCGCGCCAAAACGCCGATCCCGCAAGCTATGACCTGGATCTGCCGAACACCATGATCCGTGAAACCATTCAGGCCGTGGACCCCGGTCTGGAAATCTTCGACCTCACCCCCCTTCTGCGGGCGGCCATGGCCCGTGGGAACAATCCCTACTATCCTTCGGACGCCCACTGGAACGTCGACGGCAACCGCATTGTCGGCGAGGCCCTGGCCGACCGGATCGGACGTCCCTAA
- a CDS encoding formate dehydrogenase accessory protein FdhE, which produces MNPDLEREKTLISKKSAALAKKNYFPAPLLALVSATLELQMMAKGRILESGGAREMADMPLDVEKALRGACLFPREHFNPDRVLAMELFTSLADWIRRSDSPLGTAILRIDAALADGGFDPRAAMDAHIAGDETFFQALEILTPDAPRLAAFLVQAALAPGLEVIGSAIYSRFPTDRSWTHGHCPVCGSPPLHGRFVGKEGARHLTCSFCHVEYRARRLVCPFCGEDDAKKLDYFTTEDEPGFRVETCATCRRYIKTTDFREFDRISYPLLDDLESLTLDMAVQKMGFTRPVLSAWGF; this is translated from the coding sequence ATGAATCCCGATTTGGAAAGGGAAAAAACGCTGATATCCAAAAAATCCGCCGCGCTGGCGAAAAAAAACTACTTTCCGGCGCCGTTGCTGGCCTTGGTGTCCGCCACATTGGAACTGCAGATGATGGCCAAGGGACGCATCCTTGAGTCCGGCGGCGCAAGAGAAATGGCCGACATGCCCCTGGATGTGGAAAAAGCCCTGCGCGGCGCATGTCTTTTCCCCCGCGAGCATTTCAATCCCGACCGCGTCCTGGCCATGGAGCTTTTTACGTCGCTGGCGGACTGGATCAGGCGTTCCGACTCACCGCTTGGCACGGCCATCCTCCGAATTGACGCCGCCCTGGCCGACGGCGGTTTCGATCCCCGGGCAGCCATGGACGCCCACATCGCCGGAGACGAAACATTCTTCCAGGCCCTTGAAATCCTGACGCCCGACGCTCCCCGGCTTGCGGCCTTCCTGGTCCAGGCCGCCCTGGCCCCGGGTCTGGAAGTCATCGGCAGCGCGATCTACAGCCGTTTTCCCACGGACCGGTCCTGGACCCACGGCCACTGTCCCGTGTGCGGCAGCCCGCCGCTGCATGGCCGTTTTGTGGGCAAGGAAGGCGCGCGGCATCTGACCTGCTCCTTCTGTCATGTGGAATACCGGGCCAGGCGTCTCGTCTGCCCGTTTTGCGGCGAAGACGACGCCAAAAAGCTGGATTATTTCACCACCGAGGACGAGCCGGGCTTTCGCGTCGAGACCTGCGCCACCTGCAGGCGCTACATCAAGACCACGGATTTCCGGGAGTTCGACAGGATTTCGTATCCTCTTTTGGACGATCTGGAATCCCTGACGCTGGACATGGCCGTGCAAAAGATGGGCTTTACCCGGCCGGTGCTGTCCGCCTGGGGATTTTAA
- a CDS encoding formate dehydrogenase accessory sulfurtransferase FdhD has protein sequence MPGSSGTSVEGVVTSLPCRRYRDGTVADIDDDIAIEVGIEVCCGPGPARRLFAAPLGLDVLALGHAWLEMCPAGHVPAARGRESAPDARRFVFEAVPATSRNMPASEGGRQSAGQVVSLMRRFIAAPGLWDGTGCFHRAAAYAPDTGDFPFQAEDIGRHNCLDRLCGQAHLADTSLSGLVLFLSARFTASMCDKALRAGFRTVVSRSAVTTEAVRLAQEAGLSLAGFVREAENRCTVFCDAAGRFAL, from the coding sequence ATGCCGGGCAGTTCCGGGACGTCCGTGGAAGGCGTGGTCACCAGTCTGCCGTGCCGCCGGTACCGGGACGGCACGGTCGCGGACATCGACGACGACATCGCCATCGAGGTCGGCATAGAAGTCTGCTGCGGCCCGGGACCGGCCAGGCGTCTTTTCGCCGCGCCCCTTGGCCTCGACGTCCTGGCCCTGGGGCACGCCTGGCTGGAAATGTGCCCGGCGGGCCATGTCCCGGCGGCCAGGGGCCGGGAGTCTGCTCCGGATGCGCGGCGTTTCGTCTTTGAAGCCGTGCCTGCGACGTCCCGGAACATGCCGGCGTCGGAGGGCGGCCGCCAGAGCGCCGGGCAGGTGGTGTCGCTTATGCGCCGATTCATCGCCGCCCCTGGATTGTGGGACGGCACGGGATGCTTTCATCGAGCCGCCGCGTACGCCCCGGACACGGGGGATTTTCCCTTCCAGGCCGAGGACATCGGCCGTCACAACTGTCTGGACCGCCTGTGCGGACAGGCCCATCTGGCCGACACAAGCCTGTCCGGGTTGGTGCTTTTCCTGTCCGCCCGGTTCACCGCCAGCATGTGCGACAAGGCCTTGCGGGCCGGATTTCGCACGGTGGTCAGCCGTTCCGCCGTAACCACCGAGGCCGTGCGCCTGGCCCAGGAAGCGGGGCTGTCCCTGGCCGGGTTTGTCCGGGAGGCGGAAAACCGGTGTACGGTCTTTTGCGATGCAGCCGGGAGGTTCGCCCTATGA
- the mobA gene encoding molybdenum cofactor guanylyltransferase codes for MNASPPPAVPPESGPVLGVVLAGGRSTRLGRDKVAEVIGGRSLLAATVELLARVVDEVAVSGRDPAPFGVAVPWLPDVVADTGPAGGILTALEAYGRPILAVSCDLPFLRQDTLTALLAARRRRPTTALLTTYRRTDTGYVESLVGVYEPAGAPILRRAIENGLYRLSAVFPETIRHHLDYDPADPEAAKPFFNINYPRDLELAREMELVS; via the coding sequence ATGAACGCCAGCCCCCCCCCGGCCGTGCCTCCCGAATCCGGCCCGGTTTTGGGCGTGGTGTTGGCCGGTGGCCGGAGCACCCGCCTTGGCCGGGACAAGGTGGCCGAGGTCATCGGCGGACGTTCGCTCTTGGCCGCCACGGTGGAGCTGCTGGCCCGGGTCGTGGATGAAGTGGCGGTGTCCGGACGCGACCCCGCTCCTTTTGGCGTCGCCGTCCCCTGGCTGCCCGACGTCGTGGCCGACACGGGGCCTGCCGGGGGCATCCTCACGGCCCTGGAGGCCTATGGCCGCCCCATCCTGGCCGTCTCCTGCGATCTGCCGTTTCTGCGCCAGGACACCCTGACGGCCCTTCTGGCCGCCAGGCGCCGACGCCCGACGACGGCCCTTTTGACGACCTACCGCCGCACGGACACGGGCTATGTGGAGTCCCTGGTGGGCGTCTACGAACCGGCTGGCGCGCCAATCTTGCGCCGGGCCATCGAAAACGGCCTGTATCGGCTTTCCGCCGTGTTTCCCGAGACGATCCGGCATCATCTGGACTATGATCCGGCCGATCCCGAAGCGGCAAAACCCTTTTTCAACATCAACTACCCCCGCGACCTGGAATTGGCCCGGGAAATGGAGCTGGTTTCGTGA
- the moaA gene encoding GTP 3',8-cyclase MoaA, whose protein sequence is MNASPPLTDDLGRTVSYLRLSITDHCNLRCLYCRPKEQMPHIPHDDILRYEELLTMVDLARDLGISKIRLTGGEPFLRRNFLFLVESILKRHPKVDLRLTTNGTFLPGKAKELRDLGVTAINVSLDSLDPATFARITGSDFFAAVRRGMDEVMDAGMLLKVNAVALRGINDHELSGFLDFIRQNPVDFRFIEFMPMGDQTLWSPEYYWSAKDILAQAGELAGLAPVGRSPGDSGPARMYHVDGSLGRFGVISALSDHFCHSCNRLRITPDGHLRTCLFSDKQYRLRPMLRHPKLGPEAVGRVMRLALRKKPLGYQLLAQQNGSGQAIHGMMSAIGG, encoded by the coding sequence GTGAACGCCTCGCCCCCCCTGACCGACGACCTGGGACGCACGGTCAGCTATCTGCGTCTGTCGATCACCGATCACTGCAATCTGCGCTGCCTGTACTGTCGGCCCAAAGAGCAGATGCCCCATATTCCTCACGACGACATCCTGCGCTACGAGGAACTCCTGACCATGGTGGACCTGGCCCGGGATCTCGGGATCAGCAAGATTCGCCTCACCGGCGGCGAACCGTTTTTACGGCGAAATTTCCTTTTTCTGGTCGAATCCATCCTCAAGCGGCATCCGAAGGTCGATCTGCGCCTGACCACCAACGGAACCTTCCTGCCCGGCAAGGCGAAGGAGCTTCGCGACCTGGGCGTCACGGCCATCAACGTCTCCCTGGACAGCCTCGATCCGGCCACCTTTGCCCGGATCACCGGTTCGGATTTTTTCGCCGCCGTGCGCCGGGGCATGGACGAGGTCATGGACGCGGGCATGTTGCTCAAGGTCAACGCCGTGGCCCTGCGCGGCATAAACGACCATGAGCTTTCCGGCTTCCTCGATTTCATCCGGCAAAACCCCGTGGATTTCCGGTTCATCGAGTTCATGCCCATGGGGGATCAAACCCTGTGGAGCCCGGAATACTACTGGTCCGCAAAAGACATTCTGGCCCAGGCCGGGGAACTGGCCGGACTTGCCCCCGTAGGGCGCAGCCCCGGCGATTCCGGCCCGGCCCGCATGTATCACGTGGACGGCAGCCTGGGGCGCTTCGGGGTCATCTCGGCCCTAAGCGACCATTTCTGCCATTCCTGCAACCGCCTGCGCATCACCCCGGACGGACATCTGCGCACCTGTCTGTTTTCCGACAAGCAGTACCGCCTGCGTCCCATGCTGCGCCACCCCAAGCTCGGCCCCGAGGCCGTGGGTCGGGTCATGCGGCTGGCCCTGCGCAAAAAACCCCTCGGTTACCAGCTCCTTGCGCAGCAAAACGGGTCGGGCCAGGCCATCCACGGCATGATGTCGGCCATCGGCGGCTAG